In the genome of Corticium candelabrum chromosome 18, ooCorCand1.1, whole genome shotgun sequence, the window ATCAGCATTTACTATATCCTAAACCACTTAAACGTTTTGGATTATATTCTGTTTAACCTAATTACGGGAGTTCATTTTTCTTGCGATCTTGATCTTCTATACTTTCATACAGAACATTTATAAGAtgtattaaataatatatgtatatatataatttttattttattatttttgttataTTGAACAGAATAAGCTAGAAGTCTAACTAACAAAGTGCTGTTTCTACAGTCCACAGCTAGTCTATGAACCATGATGCTTGTACTGATACCGAGTATTCTCTTTTCTGCGTTTACTGTTGTGTGTAAATAGTCGCTGGCTAACTAAGAGATGCAAAgagttgatgtgtgtgtgtgtgtttgtttgtttgtgtgtgtgtgtgtgtgtgtgtgtgtgtgtgtgtgtgtgtgtgtgtgtgtgtgtgtgtgtgtgtgggtgtgggtgtgtgtgtgtgtgtgtgtgtgtgtgtgtgtgtgtgtgtgtgtgtgtctgtctgtctgtctgtctgtctgtctgtctgtctgtctgtctgtctgtctgtctgtctgtctgtctgtctgtctgtctgtctgtctgtctgcttgcctgtctgtttgtttgtctgtctgtttatctgtcaatATCTATGAAAAGGACTAATTTATCTCTTTGAAATTTCTTATTATGTACAGATAGAGTATTTATGAAAATaaattctgtctgtgtctgtctgtctgtctgtctgtctgtctgtctgtctgtctgtctgtctgtcttaatgaAAAAGAGAACGGAGAGCACCAACAGATATCGCTTGTTCCACATTTAAGGAAAGTGGTGGATAAGAGACATGgtgaaataattaattgtaaagCACCACATCACGAAAAGAGGCAATCTCAGACGTAATGGCAATGTTTTGACCTTCTTCGGGCGTTGCATCTGCATTAATaccaaaacaattcaaaatgTTAACTATCAAATTTAGCTTGATATTTACATACGGCTATAAAATGTCACTCTTGATATTAAGTTCAGAGGAATTATACGTTTTCAGTTTTCATATCCATCTCATTTCGTAGCGTCTAAAGAGAAACTGCTACGAAATGAGATGGATACAAACACTGAAAACACATAATTGCTATGCACTAACATTAAGAGAGACATTTTATAGCCGTACTTTAATATCAAActatatttgatatttatcatTATTTGAATTTTTTTAGTATTAGCGCCGATACAATGCCTGAAGAGGCCAAATAGGTGAAATGTTGTCATTACATTTGACTTCGTCTCTCCGCGATGTGGTGttttttcaattattttagaatatttgtctgtctgtctttctttttgtatgtctgtttgtctgtctgtgtattgtgtgtgtgtgtgtgtgtgtgtgtgtgtgtgtgtgtgtgtgtgtgtgtgtgtgtgtgtgtgtgtgtgtgtgtgtgtgtgtgtgtgtgtgtgtgtgttatgtctGTGCTGCTGTATGGAGCGGAATGTTGGGTCGTTCTTAGGAAGCAAGAGAAGAAACTGAACACCTtccaccatcgatgtccttgGCATTTTCAACATGCAGCAGTGGTTTGAGCACATCACTTTAGGGAAGTGAGAAGAAGGTAGGGAGATGAAGAAAATGCAACTGAGAAGGTGAAGAAAGGAAGGCTACAGTGGTTGGGGACCTAGCACGAATGTCAAACATAGGGTACCGAAATTGATCCTATTTTTCTGGCTGCCTCAACCCCTAGATGGGGTCCAAGGAAGAGATGAAGAGATGTGATAAGAAGAGATCTTAAGGACATTCTCCAGTGGCAGCCAAGAATGTGGTGTGTGAGGTGTGCTTTAGGAATTTCATGATAAGGCGAGGCACAAGTGTGTGGATGAGAGACAGAAGTCTGTAGTGACCAGCAAGGTGCAGTCAACTAGTAGAGTCAGCAGTGTATCTTATGGTTCCGCAGTAGAGGAGGGCTAAAGTTCACAGATGCGTACCAGAAACCTCACACCGTTTCTCATTATTGGACTTGTTGCCCCTTCGGGCAAGCATGACCTTGTAAGGGTAGTTTTAGGACAGGACATGTGTGCATTTGTATATCTTTGTTGTTTTcgtatgtgtacgtgtgacactgtgtttgcttgtggtCAGCCACCTTTGTGGTATACTCCTAAGCCTGTTTTGCATGGCTAAGAGCTGCGCTACCATTTCCATTATCTATGGTTCTAATGATCAGGTTGTAATTTTGGGATTTCTTTTAGTCTTGCAAGCCGAAGTGGCAGTATTTTGAACAAGAGAGAATGTAAGAAAAATATACAGAAACGAGTATATACGACTTGCTAATTGATAGTGTCCATCAGCAACTTGCTGGCTCAATGGCAATAACCATTAATTGTAAATGCATACTAGTTGTGAAAAGTCTACTCAGTGACAGATTGTTACAAGGTACATTACATTAAGAAGAACTAAGTATAAAGCAAACAGAAGTACTTTCAACACATCAGACATAAATGAAATTTTTTGGCTACACCTTTCATTCTTTTATGGAGAAAGCTAGTTAGCTAGCTGTAGTCAAGTAACGTCAGTTGAAACTGAGcgaattaataataattaaattaagtttcAAGTTTGACAATTTTTATAATAATGGCAGTGTTTCTAAAGGCAATTTACCAATTAGGAAAGGTGGACAATCTGTTAATTAAGATTTCAATCAGATATTTATTGCTTTTACATATACATATCAGTAAGCCTGTAATTTAGAACCTACACCAACACTACTCAAACTATGATAAAACATTGAGAATGGCACTATAGCTTGCTTTGTGCTAGGAATAGTGACTATTACTCACGTGCGCGCGTGGTGTTTTGTAAATTGAACAGActtataaatttaaatatgtacatataatttttatatattttacaaCAGCTACTTACAACCTTCTTAATCTAATTACAATAAATCCCAACCCAGCACATTACCTCCAACCTCCAATATAGAACAAGTCAACTGTAAATGTCTGCAACATTGTCTCTGCTATTATAACTACTAAATTTAACACTGATGTCATCTAGAATAATTATTTAAGAGTTGTAGCTCTGGAGGCAATAATTGGTATGTTTCAAACTCACTGCACTGGCAGTGCATAGCTGTTGTCTAGTagttataaatatttttaaaacaTGCTTCATACGCAAACCTAGTGTTCATCAATCAATAGCCTATTTCTACTACTTGAAATATCTGTAACTATAGCTAAAAAGCAGACGCGATCTACTGCAATGTTCAGTCTAGTGTTGATTTACTTGATAGGTGAGATTATCCATGACGTTGCGTGAGCAGCCTTCCGTCTCGTCTCCCCCGCACGAAAGTGGCTTCTCTCGACTGTACAAACTTCGCGTGAATTTGTACGTAACGCGCTAGCTTGTCGCTAACGCACGCAACAGAGTCTACGGTGCCAAATACCGATACTCCTTATTTCAGACCGCCAAAGTCTCGGCACGGGCCGTAGGAGTCACTCCGGGCgaaatccgacgcgaccgttcgtctcagaATCGCAATCTCGACCGGCccgccgcgtttcgcgacgatccgagaccggcgtcgtatCGATCGGTgcgttacagacatacatgtggacaggtggacatgtggacagacggaagtaggcgttcccgagcgttcgcgtattatagtacaagctccaatgcccggcttcgcgcgggggacaacacatgccagatgcttctcctttccacttcatagcaccgcagttgacacacacgtttgtcatagagccaatacaacacggaagtggaggagagacaggtcgcatttataggtagagattaaagtagaaagtatctaaaaatgcgtttgatggtatcataggtgatgttggccatgaatgattgcagtgaataaaaatgtagtgtatacacttgcaatcgtatagcacgcccggatattgcgctgtcccgtagaatgaaataaagtcacgtgcagttagacgaatctatcagagcagaactgaaagtcacatgcagtactcacccggataatccgttccccgtatctaacgaagtcacgactcgtaacgactctcgtcatttcgacagtcccgctgaacgtcgtgtcttcgaagacgttgctggcgtcttggggaacaggtgcatcaaacacggcagctcttcgacggttgtagactggcaaacgactgtgggcgtactttttcaagacccggatatcagcaaaaatatcttcagTTTCccggcgtcgcccgcaataaacgacacgctcggcgcgtaccgtccgatgtcgggaacgggcagtctaaattggatggagatacgatgcgccgttccgcaGATATTCGCGCgagagcggaagcgagtgcgatcggcgggaaatcgcgtcgtcgtggAAGAaatcaggaagacgaccacagtctcactttcgacgcgaatgaattcggcgagcgcgagccaaattcagccgagatcggactcaacgtttttgagaaacgctcgtacggacggacaacagacagacagacaaacatacagacagacagacacctctcctttatatatatatatatatatatatatatatatatatatatatatatatagagagagagagagagagagagagagagagagagagagagagagagagagagagagagagagagagagagagagagagagagagagagagagagagagatagatagataggatGTTAAACATCTGATTAATCAATGGATCTATCCAGTCAAGATCTGTGTCTGATAGCAAGAAACTTTGACCGACACTATAGCCGTAGTGATGTACAGATATAACATTTAGAGTAAAATACAAATGATAAGATATAAACGGGGCTTATATAAATGGCAAATTTTTCTATCCACAGTTTGGAAAACGTTTGCCACACTATACCTGTTTACAGGTTGTATATACAAAGCCTAATTGGCATAATATTGAAGCACAATTGCGTTGGATCACATGCAAACGAATTGTTTTCTGGATCAACAATTCGAAATATTTATCTATATAAGTTGTATACTATTTGATAACATATCCGAACGAAATACGTTATTATGTTTGCGTGACAAAATTCaaattgcaataaaattaaattgtgAAAGATGAAAGAAATACGTTACTATGTTTGCGTGACAAAATAtaatttgcaataaaatgaAATTGTAGAAGATGTTAAGTTAGACAAGTTGCATGAAGTTGCTTACCAGCAACAAAACACATTCACCTGCTATCTGCAACATTGTAATCTACTTGTTGCCTAAAGATTTAAGTTGCGAAATAACTTGACCGAACGAAAGTCTGTCTGATGGCCTGGGTGACCAGCAAGTTTTCATTATCATGGTTAACGGCTGTGGACAATCTCGTGGAATTACAGGTCTTTCATTTCCAACTATGGCGTCGGTCACTTCATAATCGAAGCTCTATTAATCGAATGGAAGCTTTCTTGTCCAGGTTTCCCATAACACAATTTCAAAACTGCAAATAGAAGTGTCAATGTTATTACTTAGctgtatatattttataactATAATACCTATGAACGTCTACTGCGGTATCATATGGCTGTCGAAGAGTGAATTCTGGAGCTCGCCATCTCGCAGTTCTAACACCTGCAAAAGATAAACCTTCTCGTTCTGGAAGTAGAGAAATATTTTGAGGATTTGAGCGATCTTTGcgtctgttttgttgtttattgttctgTTTGACGTTAGCGTTAACGTTCCTCCCTAAACCGAAATCAGCCACTTTAACAATCCAGTCTTTGCTTACCAAAAGATTATCGCTTTCTAAATCTCGATGTATTCGAGGCGGTTTCAGCGTGTGAAGAAAATGCATGCCTTTCGCTGAATCCATGGCAAATGATAGCTTACGCTCATAGTCGATATCAATCGATAAATTGCGTAGTACATTTCTTAAAGATCCGCACTCCATATATTCCATGACAAGAAAAGGAACGTCTTCTGGTTGTGACTTTCCAGCGCCAATGAAAAGAACGATATTCTTATGTCTTACAGTTCTCATAAATATCATCTCCGTTTCGAAATTTTCTATGAACTTGGGTAAGCCGACAGCCATCATCTTCTTTACAACAACATTGATATTTCTGTAGAAACCTTTGTAAACGCTTCCAGATACACCAGATCCAAGTACTTCTCCTGACGTTACTTCATTTTCATCTATTTGCCATGCATTGGTTAACACGGTTACTTCATTTCGCCAAGCACGGTCACTATTCCTTTTTCTGGTTAGCACTAAGATATAAGCTGTTACGCCAGCGGTAGTGACAGCAACGATTAGAATGATTCCTGCTCCTATGAGAAAGTAGGTAGGATATTGGCATGTAGAACCA includes:
- the LOC134194391 gene encoding probable serine/threonine-protein kinase drkC; amino-acid sequence: MEYMECGSLRNVLRNLSIDIDYERKLSFAMDSAKGMHFLHTLKPPRIHRDLESDNLLVSKDWIVKVADFGLGRNVNANVKQNNKQQNRRKDRSNPQNISLLPEREGLSFAGVRTARWRAPEFTLRQPYDTAVDVHSFEIVLWETWTRKLPFD